A genomic segment from Vicugna pacos chromosome 17, VicPac4, whole genome shotgun sequence encodes:
- the TMEM42 gene encoding transmembrane protein 42 isoform X3: MAERPHASGGTVCAAAYPDPSAAFPPHLQAGAMRRRFWGVFNCLCAGAFGALAAASAKLAFGSEAHMGFCILGVIAMATTNSLMWTFFSRGLSFSMSSAIASVTVTFSNILSSIAEGAGTEAEVGLWLFPWWLLL; this comes from the exons ATGGCCGAAAGGCCGCACGCTTCAGGCGGCACAGTGTGCGCGGCCGCCTACCCCGACCCTTCCGCCGCATTTCCCCCGCACCTCCAGGCCGGTGCGATGAGGCGCCGCTTCTGGGGCGTGTTCAACTGCCTGTGTGCCGGCGCGTTCGGGGCCCTGGCCGCAGCCTCCGCCAAGCTGGCCTTCGGCAGCGAG GCGCACATGGGCTTCTGCATCCTAGGCGTTATTGCGATGGCTACCACCAATTCTCTGATGTGGACATTCTTTAGCcgaggcctcagtttctccatgtctTCGGCCATTGCATCTGTCACGGTGACTTTTTCAAATATCCTCAGTTCG ATTGCAGAAGGGGCAGGAACTGAAGCAGAGGTTGGGCTGTGGCTTTTCCCCTGGTGGCTGCTCCTCTAA